A single region of the Gossypium arboreum isolate Shixiya-1 chromosome 12, ASM2569848v2, whole genome shotgun sequence genome encodes:
- the LOC108478813 gene encoding GDSL esterase/lipase At2g23540-like, with protein MFDQLPCIKQSIPLQIVESNQMQTPYNIYKPLKVYRQKYLGISSTVASISFEEITMASVKPWSLVLVVFCIMSLSYFVNGAGSNEGLGASFIFGDSLVDAGNNNYLQTLSRANIPPNGIDFKASGGQPTGRYTNGRTIGDIVGEELGVPSYAVPYLAPNSTGKAILYGVNYASGGGGIMNATGRIFVNRLGLDIQIDYFNNTRKQFDKLLGPSKAKDYISKRSIFSITIGANDFLNNYLLPVLSVGARISESPDAFIDDMINHIRNQLTRLYQLGARKFVIGNVGPIGCIPYQKTINQLNENECVDLANKLAMQYNRRLKELLSELNGKLQGAIFVHANVYDLVMELITNYTKYGFTTASKACCGNGGQFAGIIPCGPTSSLCKDREKHVFWDPYHPSEAANVIIARQLLNGSTKYISPVNLKQLRNL; from the exons ATGTTTGATCAACTACCCTGCATCAAACAGTCCATCCCTTTGCAAATAGTAGAGTCAAACCAAATGCAAACTCCTTATAATATATACAAACCACTCAAAGTTTACAGGCAAAAATACTTAGGAATTTCATCCACAGTTGCTTCAATTAGCTTTGAGGAGATAACCATGGCTAGTGTGAAACCTTGGAGCCTTGTTTTGGTTGTTTTTTGTATCATGAGTTTGAGCTATTTCGTTAATGGTGCTGGTAGTAATGAAGGTTTGGGAGCTTCTTTCATCTTTGGCGATTCTTTGGTGGATGCCGGTAATAATAACTATTTGCAAACTTTGTCCAGAGCAAATATTCCCCCAAATGGGATTGATTTTAAAGCCTCGGGTGGCCAACCTACTGGCCGCTATACCAATGGTAGAACCATTGGCGACATTGTTG GAGAAGAATTGGGAGTACCAAGTTATGCAGTTCCATATCTTGCTCCAAATTCTACAGGGAAAGCTATATTATATGGTGTAAATTATGCATCAGGAGGAGGAGGGATTATGAATGCTACTGGAAGAATATTT GTTAATAGGCTAGGATTGGATATCCAAATCGACTACTTCAACAATACAAGAAAACAGTTTGACAAATTATTGGGTCCATCCAAGGCCAAAGATTATATTTCCAAGAGATCCATCTTCTCAATTACAATTGGAGCCAATGATTTTCTCAATAATTACCTTCTCCCTGTTCTTTCCGTTGGGGCAAGGATTTCCGAGAGCCCCGATGCTTTCATCGACGACATGATCAATCACATAAGGAACCAATTAACG AGACTATACCAGCTTGGTGCACGGAAGTTCGTGATCGGGAACGTCGGTCCGATCGGTTGCATACCCTATCAGAAAACCATCAATCaattgaatgaaaatgaatgTGTTGATTTGGCAAATAAGCTAGCAATGCAATACAACAGGCGGTTAAAGGAACTGTTGAGTGAACTGAATGGAAAGCTCCAAGGAGCCATATTTGTTCATGCCAATGTGTATGACCTAGTGATGGAGCTCATAACAAATTATACAAAATACG GTTTCACAACAGCAAGCAAGGCTTGTTGTGGAAATGGAGGCCAATTTGCAGGGATAATTCCATGTGGACCAACATCAAGCTTGTGTAAGGATAGAGAGAAGCATGTGTTCTGGGATCCTTACCATCCAAGTGAAGCTGCCAATGTTATAATAGCTAGGCAACTTCTAAACGGAAGTACTAAGTATATTTCACCAGTGAATCTTAAACAGCTTCGTAATCTCTAG